In the Solanum pennellii chromosome 5, SPENNV200 genome, one interval contains:
- the LOC107020822 gene encoding uncharacterized protein LOC107020822, with amino-acid sequence MSPKKIFLLKATLIKMFLSQFMCRTMTWFFTSIWGFLCWFVSKICFFLENRRVVDGNDEMDCKNQKRLDFDEKGVEKESSFLVQSKYEYISGKDSFGFIEKSEAKSFLVEEMFVNFNEGEGVVEKEIDKNSDDKLFYFSFFKNGSVYQEKSELFDEKNANDQEKLEFLDEKVDNLCFEEILRKNDEVFSDIETQDSEDMCYEIQLLPENESLIRNSIQGSEGLRDELCSNRHLNGFLKSDQFMDSDREENDDDKGFIELETSLHNLSFSIGKGDFAAKNVDGVEVTDVKCEEVKLIDDFQESVDDNSSRKSWDIDDFASQNVDRVEETDVNCEEMKLVDDIQESPDHNSSRNSLDMDGFASQNIDGVEETDGNCEEMKLMDDFQESPNHNSSRKSWDTDGFASQNVDRVEETDVNYEEMDDFQESPDHNSSRKLWDTDSDSDDDDDILLEHQNLVRQMKMEMKNSRITGLPTISEDYESPKVVEDMKPLKIDEKIGYKYCIEEIQKFYKSYAEKMKKLDILNYQTLNAISFLQLKDSEEFMSSKKTSMSIAKAFALPSFLANKQRKIFADPAQKSISEMNRDLEIVYVGQICLSWEILYWQYGKAKDLLEHDPHEYHTYNQVAGEYQQFQVLLQRFVEDEPFQGPRVQNYVRKRCILRSFLQVPSIRDDRFKGKKGGREEEKDVISIVKLGEVIKETMQVFWEFLRADKREANLALKGVQGIQMDNAEIELFMNIKLDLQKKERKLKDVQRSGNCIVKKFQKQQERRLSPSLFASLVELKLVSRVLSLPRLRRDHLVWCQRKLSNINVAGRKVSMEQSFSLFPC; translated from the exons ATGAGTCCCAAGAAAATCTTTTTGCTCAAAGCCactttaataaaaatgtttttgagtcAATTTATGTGCAGAACAATGACTTGGTTTTTCACTTCTATTTGGGGTTTCTTGTGTTGGTTTGTTTCCAAGATTTGCTTTTTCTTAGAGAACAG gaGGGTGGTTGAtggaaatgatgaaatggactGTAAAAATCAGAAAAGATTAGATTTTGATGAGAAGGGTGTGGAAAAAGAGAGTTCTTTTTTGGTTCAGAGTAAGTATGAGTATATATCTGGTAAAGATTCTTTTGGTTTTATAGAGAAATCAGAAGCTAAAAGTTTTTTAGTTGAAGAAATGTTTGTGAATTTTAATGAAGGAGAAGGGGTTGTAGAAAAAGAGATTGATAAGAATTCTGAtgataaattgttttatttctcttttttcaaaaatggaAGTGTTTATCAAGAAAAATCAGAgctttttgatgaaaaaaatgcTAATGATCAAGAAAAGTTGGAATTTTTAGATGAAAAGGTAGATAATCTTTGTTTTGAAgagattttgaggaaaaatgATGAAGTTTTTAGTGATATTGAAACACAGGATTCAGAAGATATGTGTTATGAAATTCAATTGCTTCCTGAGAATGAGTCTTTAATTCGAAATTCGATTCAAGGGTCTGAGGGTCTTAGAGATGAATTATGTTCTAATAGGCATCTTAATGGATTCTTGAAGAGTGATCAGTTTATGGATAGTGATAGAGAAGAAAATGATGATGATAAGGGGTTTATTGAATTGGAAACTTCTTTGCATAATTTAAGTTTTTCTATTGGTAAAGGTGATTTTGCTGCTAAAAatgttgatggagttgaagtaACAGATGTGAAGTGTGAGGAAGTGAAGTTAAtagatgattttcaagaatCTGTAGACGATAATTCAAGTCGAAAATCATGGGATATAGATGATTTTGCTTCTCAAAATGTTGACAGAGTAGAGGAAACAGATGTGAATTGTGAGGAAATGAAATTAGTGGATGATATTCAAGAATCACCAGATCATAATTCGAGTCGAAACTCATTGGATATGGATGGTTTTGCTTCTCAAAATATTGACGGAGTTGAAGAAACAGATGGGAATTGTGAAGAGATGAAGTTAATGGATGATTTTCAAGAATCTCCAAATCATAATTCGAGTCGAAAATCATGGGATACAGATGGTTTTGCTTCTCAAAATGTTGACAGAGTTGAGGAAACAGATGTGAACTATGAGGAAATGGATGATTTTCAAGAATCACCAGATCATAATTCGAGTAGAAAATTATGGGATACTGATTCAGATtcggatgatgatgatgacatCTTGTTAGAACATCAGAATTTAGTCAGGCAAATGAAAATGGAAatgaaaaattcaagaatcacAGGTCTGCCTACTATATCAGAAGATTATGAATCTCCTAAAGTAGTAGAAGATATGAAGCCAttgaaaattgatgaaaaaattgGATACAAATATTGTATCGAAGAAATTCAGAAATTTTACAAGAGCTATgctgaaaaaatgaaaaaattggaTATCTTGAATTACCAGACATTGAATGCTATCA GTTTTCTTCAGCTTAAGGATTCCGAAGAGTTTATGTCGAGCAAAAAAACGTCAATGTCGATAGCCAAAGCCTTTGCTTTACCAAGCTTCTTGGCAAACAAACAAAGGAAGATCTTTGCTGATCCTGCACAAAAATCCATTAGTGAAATGAATAGAGACTTGGAAATAGTATATGTTGGGCAAATTTGCCTATCATGGGAAATTCTCTATTGGCAATATGGTAAAGCTAAGGACTTGCTTGAACATGATCCACATGAGTATCACACATATAACCAAGTTGCCGGAGAATATCAGCAATTTCAAGTACTTTTACAAAGATTTGTCGAGGATGAGCCATTTCAAGGACCACGAGTCCAAAATTATGTCAGGAAGAGGTGCATTCTCCGTAGCTTTCTTCAAGTCCCGAGCATTAGAG ATGATCGTTTTAAGGGAAAGAAGGGCGGACGAGAAGAGGAAAAAGATGTCATTTCCATAGTGAAATTGGGCGAAGTTATTAAGGAGACGATGCAAGTTTTCTGGGAGTTTCTTCGTGCTGATAAACGTGAAGCTAATTTGGCCTTAAAGGGTGTTCAAGGAATTCAAATGGACAATGCAGAAATCGAGCTTTTTATGAATATCAAATTAGACCTTCAAAAG AAGGAGAGGAAGTTGAAAGATGTACAAAGAAGTGGCAATTGCATAGTGAAGAAGTTCCAAAAACAACAAGAACGTCGATTGAGTCCTTCATTATTCGCGTCACTCGTGGAGCTAAAGTTGGTATCAAGAGTGCTAAGTTTACCAAGATTAAGGAGAGATCATTTGGTTTGGTGCCAGAGGAAACTAAGCAATATCAATGTTGCAGGGAGAAAAGTTAGCATGGAACAATCTTTTTCACTTTTTCCATGCTGA
- the LOC107018895 gene encoding zinc-finger homeodomain protein 9-like: MELTYSINPTPTPSSTKTPDSEVDTPPLIKPLSFTNGNNHHSHHNQSPPCTAVIYKECLKNHAASIGGHAVDGCGEFMPSPESTPSDPISLKCAACGCHRNFHRREPSDDSSPPAHFIDFRRHIFPPIKRFSPSPTPSPSLSPSLSPPPLPSLFQPQPVTPTGFLKSENPNGRKRFRTKFTAEQKEKMHSFSEKLGWKLQKCDEAAVDEFCNEIGVGKGVLRVWMHNNKNTFGKKDYQISNNSSRDHSFENKNGFNINGTASSNEEEDQHRNNNNDNSTTSNCELHLHISTNGSSSSS; encoded by the coding sequence atggAGTTAACTTATAGTATTAACCCCACTCCCACCCCTTCCTCCACCAAAACCCCAGATTCAGAAGTTGATACCCCGCCTTTAATTAAGCCTTTGTCTTTCACCAACGGCAATAATCACCACAGTCATCACAACCAATCGCCGCCGTGCACGGCGGTGATTTATAAGGAGTGTTTGAAGAATCATGCAGCAAGTATAGGCGGACACGCCGTAGACGGTTGCGGTGAGTTTATGCCTTCGCCGGAGTCCACCCCATCAGATCCCATTTCACTGAAATGCGCCGCTTGTGGTTGCCACCGCAACTTCCACCGCCGTGAACCGTCGGACGATTCATCACCGCCGGCTCATTTCATCGATTTCCGCCGCCATATTTTTCCCCCAATTAAGCGATTCTCTCCATCTCCAACTCCGTCTCCGTCTCTGTCTCCGTCCCTATCTCCACCACCGCTGCCCTCTCTGTTCCAACCCCAACCCGTTACACCTACAGGTTTTTTAAAATCAGAAAACCCAAATGGTAGAAAACGATTTAGGACCAAATTTACAGCAGAACAGAAAGAGAAAATGCATTCATTTTCGGAGAAATTGGGTTGGAAATTGCAGAAATGCGATGAAGCTGCTGTTGATGAATTTTGCAATGAAATTGGAGTTGGAAAAGGTGTTCTTCGAGTTTGGATGCACAATAACAAAAACACTTTTGGAAAAAAAGATTACCAAATTTCGAATAACAGTAGTAGAGATCATAGTTTCGAGAACAAAAATGGATTCAATATCAATGGCACCGCAAGCAGCaacgaagaagaagatcaaCACAGAAATAACAACAATGATAATAGCACTACTAGTAATTGTGAGCTTCATCTTCATATTTCCACTAAtgggtcttcttcttcatcttaa
- the LOC107018829 gene encoding probable L-cysteine desulfhydrase, chloroplastic — protein MSSGDFRRENGPSTTAKAITETEIAAEFSHHDLTIARINNGSFGSCPKSIISAQQQWQLQFLQQPDYFYFNTLKPSMLKSRTLVQSLVNAADVEEISIVDNATTAAAIVLQYITWSFFTSDFRPGDAAVMLHYAYGSVKSSVQAYVARAGGKVIEVHLPFPLNSNEEIVTEFDKALKMGKMNGGKIRLAVIDHITSMPSVVIPVKELVQMCRDEGVDFIFVDGAHAIGNVDINVVDIGADFYTSNLHKWFFTPPSAAFLYCKRSEKVVDLHHPVVSVEYGNGLAIESAWIGTRDYSAQLVIPDVVELFVNRFEGGIEGIRRRNHDMVVVMAEMLVKAWGTELGTPPEMCSSMAMVGMPACLGISGSSDALKLRTHLRVSFKVEVPIYFRAPLEGEVNPITGYARISHQVYNTIEDYYRFRDAIIKLVSDGFTCAILSN, from the coding sequence ATGTCTTCCGGTGACTTCCGCCGTGAAAACGGCCCATCAACCACCGCAAAAGCCATCACCGAAACCGAAATCGCGGCGGAGTTCTCACACCACGACCTCACCATAGCCCGAATCAATAACGGCAGTTTCGGGTCATGCCCGAAATCCATAATCTCCGCTCAACAACAATGGCAGCTTCAATTCCTTCAACAACCCGATTACTTCTACTTCAACACCTTGAAACCCTCGATGCTTAAATCCCGTACCTTAGTACAATCCTTAGTCAACGCCGCCGACGTCGAGGAAATCTCCATCGTCGATAACGCCACAACCGCCGCCGCAATTGTTCTCCAATACATAACCTGGTCTTTCTTCACCTCCGATTTCCGTCCCGGCGACGCCGCCGTTATGCTCCACTACGCTTATGGCTCCGTTAAAAGTTCAGTTCAGGCGTACGTTGCACGAGCTGGAGGAAAGGTAATTGAGGTACATTTACCTTTTCCGTTGAATTCGAATGAAGAAATTGTTACTGAATTTGATAAAGCTCTTAAAATGGGGAAAATGAATGGGGGAAAAATTAGATTAGCTGTGATTGATCATATTACTTCAATGCCTAGTGTTGTTATACCTGTAAAAGAGCTCGTCCAGATGTGTAGAGATGAAGGCGTAGATTTCATTTTCGTCGATGGTGCTCATGCTATTGGCAATGTCGATATAAATGTGGTAGACATTGGAGCTGATTTCTATACCAGTAATTTGCATAAATGGTTTTTTACTCCACCTTCAGCCGCGTTTTTGTACTGTAAGAGATCGGAGAAGGTGGTAGATTTGCATCATCCAGTTGTATCGGTTGAGTATGGAAATGGATTGGCAATCGAGAGTGCTTGGATTGGGACGAGGGATTATAGTGCACAATTGGTGATCCCGGATGTAGTTGAGTTGTTTGTGAACAGATTTGAAGGAGGGATTGAGGGGATAAGGAGAAGGAATCATGATATGGTGGTTGTAATGGCGGAGATGTTGGTGAAGGCGTGGGGGACGGAGTTAGGGACACCACCAGAAATGTGTTCGAGCATGGCAATGGTGGGAATGCCTGCGTGTTTAGGGATATCGGGTAGTTCAGATGCTTTGAAGTTGAGGACTCATTTGAGAGTTTCGTTCAAGGTTGAGGTTCCGATATATTTCAGGGCACCATTGGAAGGAGAGGTAAATCCGATAACAGGTTATGCTAGGATCTCCCATCAAGTTTACAATACCATCGAGGATTATTATAGGTTTCGAGATGCCATTATCAAACTTGTGAGCGATGGTTTCACTTGTGCAATTCTCTCGAATTGA